One Elaeis guineensis isolate ETL-2024a chromosome 10, EG11, whole genome shotgun sequence genomic window carries:
- the LOC105036661 gene encoding adenylate kinase 4-like isoform X4, which produces MAGPPGSGKGTQSPIIKDEYCLCHLATGDMLRAAVAAKTPLGLKAKEAMDKGELVSDDLVVGIIDEAMKKPSCQKGFILDGFPRTVVQAQKLDEMLAKRGTKIDKVLNFAIDDAILEERITGRWIHPTSGRTYHSKFAPPKVPGTDDVTGEPLIQRKDDTAEVLKSRLEAFHRQTEPVLLEDIGLCFIEGKINVIDYYSKKRVVAQLHADKPPKEVTAEVQKALS; this is translated from the exons ATGGCAGGTCCACCGGGATCTGGCAAGGGGACCCAGTCACCAATAATTAAGGATGAATATTGCTTATGCCATTTGGCCACAGGCGATATGTTGAGAGCTGCAGTTGCTGCCAAGACCCCTCTTGGGCTTAAAGCTAAAGAGGCCATGGATAAG GGAGAGCTTGTCTCTGATGACTTGGTTGTTGGAATAATTGATGAAGCCATGAAGAAACCATCATGCCAAAAGGGCTTCATTCTTGATGGATTCCCAAGGACTGTTGTCCAAGCACAGAAG CTTGATGAGATGCTGGCAAAGCGGGGCACTAAAATTGACAAGGTGCTCAACTTTGCAATTGATGATGCCATACTAGAAGAAAGAATTACTGGTCGCTGGATTCATCCAACTAGTGGAAGGACTTATCATTCCAAATTTGCTCCTCCAAAGGTTCCTGGCACTGATGAT GTCACTGGAGAACCACTGATTCAAAGGAAGGATGATACAGCTGAAGTCCTCAAGTCAAGGCTCGAAGCTTTCCATAGACAAACTGAACCT GTGTTATTGGAGGATATTGGTCTGTGTTTCATTGAAGGCAAGATTAAT GTCATTGATTACTACTCCAAGAAGCGTGTTGTGGCGCAGCTCCATGCTGACAAACCCCCAAAAGAAGTTACTGCTGAGGTTCAGAAGGCTCTTTCATGA